Proteins encoded in a region of the Perca fluviatilis chromosome 8, GENO_Pfluv_1.0, whole genome shotgun sequence genome:
- the alpk3a gene encoding uncharacterized protein alpk3a isoform X1 yields MTSRRPMTRSYSANGRTSSFSEEEGSSSNGRTESRNPYLSNVRPENSYSRYSHYRPTRSTLCSVMAQLTEDTQPSFETTLKSKAVSENCNVKFNCVVSGYPAPELKWYKDDMEMDRYCGLPKYEIHRNGKTHTLHIYNCTLDDAAIYQVSASNSKGIVSCSGVLEVGTMNEFKIHQRFFAKLKQKADKKKKDQEEQTKKVDKENIQKEKPQCSPERPQRKRHIPPPEERPAVKEPEAVEQLGAAAVPNGISAEVKETAPMTSKDLEQEISPVEETMAKKKIKILNCVDSGGSTSDSSNGRSHMMGNGGENCYDGGIGLAQFLAETLQSQAAEEKQNSSRGEKPKEMDIPTVSASREKERGQEGMRDVKEEQEKALEGEYEREKRREEELAIEREKERERQMEMSHTVPYTKHGSGVKHPSKAHKDHDHHNIQASISSVLHTVKDFFFGKSRKDSHDHIENKEREFDHSPASTPPSFRLQPEHNQVCNPLTEDIVPMEIDTLKELSETIDTEQQSVSLKPHEHKHEDRHTDLPLAHKLPPESIEESTGQSVKAADAVEKIEVSVGPESNGPGEEMSLSGLQVLTEAEEEDSQIAAVIKEVPIHQQDYLVVAPQSNHQAARDEALLREEISVLLQTHGPYEEECSPAATLTCLEECWTSPRNLILASNSHSLGEAPTETLREEKSVDRMGKEEGHSSNKICEKAEVKSKKQPCSDINRSENTELTTCSMEERIEPCQSKTPDQVLLLLPAVATYSVERDHVNEHTECTSLIQEMNVGFPPTAMVESLEKGDLKIQQECTPSTVEESRELHNVSSNTGFRSGEEESKLKEVLISALDLEVNPCNNLKTQMILEGESTEARNESLQFEVETEKRNPVKVEELDESKSLSVTQNKKGNAYVLEEHSNVAHQDNSERQQGWPSVNIPQIQISTIEDTPDIKPTVAGVNPNEHFIIPKIEIMEPEFKECTLPLTILALNKQESGPATLQQHDATHVSEVIIQDQGVADSPGLQNDNNLLPTEKVKEVTQLDDETKIIKREPPRMKSSEQLPQMDYDSIPVINVSCTDDKEDDVFVNTHISDTQQPFEIPPVPLFVVPPISVTCHESDSVLSLPTQSELTETETSAATQRGTKHDADNTMPGETQSTKQNVEEMAEKSIKDKTPALLFEALITKFGDNVPSLSKTTDDNIVPEVLKTKSLKEAKIENSVSVEDLQRNRSSVERLCAKPPAHPSLSPASLRKFMSKAAADSDVGLIAVGDRQNEKADETLSGNSTPTSSLSRESSPRLKRRDSLSLIRSATPEELASGARRKIFIPKTKEDGEGAVVGALDTQGKKETPYMSPSQARRAALLQAPTGQNTPPMERRSPLLSRRKVTLEVPKVTEETPTEEPVSTKQEEKPAEKELNPLKVFPKAKDDGEGAVVGALDTQGKKETPYMSPSQARRAALLQAPTGQNTPPMERRSPLLSRRKATLEVPKVTEETPTEEPVSTKQEEKPAEKKLDPLKVFPKTKEDGEGAVVGALDTQGKKETPYMSPSQARRAALLQAPTGQNTPPMERRSPLLSRRKATLEVPKVTEETPTEEPVSTKQEEKPAEKKLDPLKAPQVIRKIRGEPFPDASGHLKLWCQFFNVLSDSTIKWYRDEEEILEVKRSGGDESQVALAVVLASSYDCGVYGCTINNEYGTDTTDFLLSVDVLSEILLKDDLEVGEEIEMTPLLFSKGLADCGSWGEKYFGRIMTETVQLGEGCAHKASRVKVIYGLDPVFESGSACIIKVQSPIPYGTTQESNLTERNLQITKQECKVQNMIREYCKIFSAEARVIESFGFSLEVIPQYLMYRPANSVPYATVEADLKGVFFKYCMMDAKGRLITRTMSEVEQKCSTFQHWIHQWTHGNLLVTRLEGVETKITNVRVVTKSKGYQGLTEHGSPEVFEQFLTHHQCNYYCGLLGLRSLKTMDSLQQPTKMKGSKSPLLNRKLGSNSPQLQRKGHSPQMSRKASSSPKVTRKVQETEDNKSGAKPKPAEIVDVLEMR; encoded by the exons ATGACTTCCAGAAGGCCAATGACTCGCTCTTACTCTGCTAATGGGAGGACAAGCAGCTTCAGTGAAGAGGAGGGCAGCTCTTCCAATGGCCGCACAGAAAGCCGCAATCCTTACCTCTCAAATGTTAGGCCTGAAAACAG CTATTCAAGGTATTCTCACTACAGGCCAACGAG GAGCACATTGTGCAGCGTCATGGCTCAGCTGACCGAGGATACACAGCCGTCCTTTGAGACCACCTTGAAATCAAAGGCAGTGTCGGAAAACTGTAATGTGAAGTTCAACTGTGTGGTTTCAG GTTACCCAGCTCCAGAACTTAAATGGTATAAAGATGATATGGAAATGGACCGGTATTGTGGACTTCCAAAATATGAAATTCATCGTAATGGAAAAACCCACACCCTCCATATTTACAA ctgCACATTGGATGATGCAGCCATCTATCAGGTCTCAGCCAGCAATAGCAAAGGGATTGTCTCCTGTTCGGGAGTTTTGGAGGTTGGCACCATGAACGAGTTCAAGATCCACCAGAGGTTCTTTGCCAAGCTGAAGCAGAAAGCAgataagaagaagaaagatCAGGAGGAGCAGACCAAGAAGGTGGATAAAGAAAACATTCAGAAAGAGAAACCGCAGTGTAGCCCAGAACGTCCTCAAAGGAAGCGGCACATCCCACCACCAGAGGAGAGGCCAGCGGTCAAGGAACCTGAGGCTGTGGAACAACTGGGAGCTGCTGCAGTACCTAATGGTATTAGCGCTGAAGTCAAGGAAACAGCCCCTATGACATCCAAAGACCTGGAGCAGGAGATATCGCCAGTTGAGGAAACTATGgccaaaaagaaaataaagatcTTAAATTGTGTAGATTCTGGGGGTAGCACCAGCGACAGCAGCAATGGCAGAAGCCATATGATGGGAAATGGAGGGGAAaactgttatgatggaggaatTGGTCTGGCACAATTTCTGGCAGAGACTCTCCAGTCCCAGGCTGCTGAGGAGAAACAGAACTCATCTCGAGGGGAGAAACCTAAAGAGATGGATATACCTACTGTAAGTgccagcagagagaaagagagagggcaAGAGGGGATGCGAGACGTGAAGGAAGAACAAGAAAAAGCACTTGAGGGAgagtatgagagagagaaaaggagagaagaagaattGGCcatagagagggagaaagaaagggaaaggCAGATGGAGATGTCGCATACAGTACCCTACACAAAACATGGTTCCGGAGTCAAACATCCCAGCAAGGCTCATAAGGATCACGACCACCACAACATCCAGGCTTCCATCTCCTCTGTGCTCCACACAGTCAAAGACTTCTTCTTTGGTAAGAGCAGGAAGGACTCTCATGATCACATTGAGAACAAGGAGAGAGAGTTTGACCACTCGCCTGCTTCAACGCCGCCATCATTTCGGCTGCAACCAGAGCATAATCAAGTGTGCAATCCTCTAACGGAGGACATTGTGCCTATGGAAATAGATACACTGAAGGAGCTTTCAGAAACTATTGATACAGAACAACAGTCAGTGTCACTGAAGCCACATGAACATAAGCatgaagacagacacacagacctgcCACTAGCTCATAAATTGCCACCTGAGAGCATAGAGGAGTCCACAGGGCAGAGTGTCAAGGCAGCCGATGCTGTGGAGAAAATAGAGGTGTCTGTGGGGCCAGAGAGCAACGGTCCAGGTGAAGAAATGTCATTGTCTGGGCTTCAAGTTCTCACTGAG GCTGAAGAGGAAGACTCTCAGATAGCAGCAGTTATCAAAGAGGTTCCCATACACCAGCAAGATTACCTCGTAGTTGCACCACAGTCTAATCACCAGGCTGCAAGAGATGAAGCTTTACTCAGGGAAGAAATATCTGTCCTGCTACAGACCCACGGCCCTTATGAAGAGGAATGTTCCCCCGCAGCCACCCTCACTTGTTTGGAGGAATGCTGGACTTCCCCTCGCAATCTTATCTTAGCGTCAAACAGCCACAGCCTTGGAGAAGCACCCACTGAAACTTTACGAGAAGAGAAGAGTGTTGATAGGATGGGCAAAGAGGAGGGCCATTCTTCCAATAAGATATGTGAGAAAGCTGAAGTGAAATCAAAGAAACAGCCGTGCTCAGATATAAACAGATCTGAGAATACTGAATTAACAACATGTTCAATGGAAGAAAGAATAGAGCCATGTCAATCTAAAACGCCAGATCAGGTGCTTTTGCTTCTGCCTGCTGTGGCAACATACAGTGTAGAGAGAGATCATGTAAATGAACATACTGAATGTACTTcactgattcaggaaatgaatGTAGGATTTCCGCCCACTGCAATGGTTGAGAGTTTAGAGAAGGGTGACCTAAAAATACAGCAAGAATGCACTCCTTCTACAGTAGAGGAAAGCCGTGAACTCCACAATGTTAGTTCAAACACAGGTTTTAGAAGCGGTGAAGAGGAAAGCAAATTGAAAGAGGTATTGATTTCTGCTTTAGATTTAGAAGTTAACCCTTGTAACAATCTAAAAACACAGATGATTTTAGAAGGTGAGAGCACCGAAGCAAGAAATGAGAGTTTACAGTTTGAGGTggagacagaaaagagaaatCCAGTAAAAGTAGAGGAGTTAGATGAGTCGAAGAGCCTCTCAGTAACACAAAACAAGAAAGGTAATGCCTATGTTTTGGAGGAGCACAGTAATGTTGCACATCAAGACAACAGTGAGAGACAGCAGGGTTGGCCCTCTGTGAATATCCCACAAATCCAAATATCTACAATTGAAGACACCCCAGATATTAAACCAACTGTTGCAGGTGTAAACCCAAATGAACATTTTATAATCCCAAAAATTGAAATAATGGAGCCTGAGTTCAAAGAGTGCACTCTCCCTCTAACTATTTTGGCACTAAACAAGCAAGAATCAGGGCCTGCTACTTTGCAACAACATGATGCAACTCATGTGTCTGAGGTAATAATCCAAGACCAGGGTGTGGCTGATTCTCCAGGCTTGCAGAATGATAACAACCTCTTACCTACAGAGAAAGTAAAGGAAGTTACGCAATTAGATGACGAGACAAAAATTATCAAGCGGGAGCCGCCACGCATGAAAAGCAGTGAACAGCTCCCTCAGATGGACTATGATTCAATTCCTGTTATAAATGTTTCATGCACTGATGACAAGGAGGATGATGTATTCGTAAACACCCATATTTCAGATACACAGCAGCCTTTTGAAATTCCACCGGTGCCTTTGTTTGTGGTGCCACCGATCTCTGTCACTTGTCATGAAAGTGATTCTGTACTCAGTCTGCCCACTCAAAGTGAGTTGACAGAAACTGAAACTTCAGCTGCCACACAGAGAGGAACAAAGCATGATGCTGACAACACTATGCCTGGAGAAACTCAAAGTACAAAACAGAACGTAGAAGAAATGGCAGAAAAGAGTATAAAAGACAAAACTCCTGCTTTGCTATTTGAAGCTCTAATAACAAAGTTTGGTGACAATGTGCCATCATTAAGTAAAACAACAGATGACAACATTGTCCCTGAAGTCTTGAAGACAAAATCCCTTAAAGAGGCCAAGATAGAGAATTCTGTGTCTGTTGAGGACCTCCAAAGAAACAGATCATCTGTTGAGAGACTTTGCGCTAAACCGCCGGCCCATCCATCACTGAGTCCAGCCAGTCTCCGCAAATTCATGTCCAAAGCTGCTGCAGACTCCGACGTAGGCCTAATCGCTGTGGGTGACCGTCAGAATGAAAAAGCAGACGAAACTCTGAGTGGAAACTCAACACCAACATCATCCCTCTCCCGTGAGAGCAGTCCCCGTCTGAAGCGCAGAGACAGTCTGTCGCTGATACGCTCTGCCACACCTGAGGAGTTGGCCTCCGGAGCTCGTCGCAAAATCTTCATCCCAAAAACTAAAGAAGATGGAGAGGGAGCAGTGGTTGGTGCACTAGATACTCAAGGCAAGAAGGAGACCCCCTACATGTCACCCAGTCAGGCTCGCAGAGCAGCATTACTACAAGCCCCCACGGGACAAAATACCCCACCAATGGAGAGGCGCTCTCCGCTGCTAAGCCGCAGAAAGGTCACCTTGGAGGTTCCAAAAGTCACAGAGGAGACTCCCACAGAAGAGCCAGTCAGCACCAAACAAGAGGAGAAACCAGCTGAAAAGGAGCTAAACCCTTTGAAAG TTTTCCCAAAAGCTAAAGACGATGGAGAGGGAGCAGTGGTTGGTGCGCTAGATACTCAAGGCAAGAAGGAGACCCCCTACATGTCACCCAGTCAGGCTCGCAGAGCAGCATTACTACAAGCCCCCACGGGACAAAATACCCCACCAATGGAGAGGCGCTCTCCGCTGCTAAGCCGCAGAAAGGCCACCTTGGAGGTTCCAAAAGTCACAGAGGAGACTCCCACAGAAGAGCCAGTCAGCACCAAACAAGAGGAGAAACCAGCTGAAAAGAAGCTAGACCCTTTGAAAG TTTTCCCAAAAACTAAAGAAGATGGAGAGGGAGCAGTGGTTGGTGCGCTAGATACTCAAGGTAAGAAGGAGACCCCCTACATGTCACCCAGTCAGGCTCGCAGAGCAGCATTACTACAAGCCCCCACGGGACAAAATACCCCACCAATGGAGAGGCGCTCTCCGCTGCTAAGCCGCAGAAAGGCCACCTTGGAGGTTCCAAAAGTCACAGAGGAGACTCCCACAGAAGAGCCAGTCAGCACCAAACAAGAGGAGAAACCAGCTGAAAAGAAGCTAGACCCTTTGAAAG CTCCACAGGTCATCCGTAAGATCAGGGGAGAGCCGTTCCCAGATGCCTCCGGACACCTGAAGCTGTGGTGCCAGTTCTTCAACGTGCTCAGTGACTCCACCATTAAGTGGTACAGAGATGAGGAGGAAATTCTAGAGGTGAAGAGAAG TGGAGGAGATGAAAGCCAAGTAGCACTGGCTGTGGTTCTAGCATCCAGCTATGACTGTGGAGTATATGGCTGTACGATCAATAACGAATATGGGACTGACACCACTGACTTCCTGCTCAGCGTAGACG TTCTGTCTGAGATACTACTAAAAGATGATTTGGAAG tTGGAGAGGAGATCGAGATGACCCCGCTGCTGTTCAGTAAAGGCCTGGCCGACTGTGGCAGCTGGGGTGAAAAGTACTTTGGCCGCATCATGACAGAGACGGTGCAGCTCGGGGAGGGCTGCGCTCACAAAGCCAGCAGAGTGAAGGTCATTTACGGCCTGGATCCCGTCTTTGAGTCTGGAAGCGCCTGCATCATCAAAGTTCAAAGCCCCATCCCTTACGGGACCACACAGGAGAGCAACCTCACAGAGAGAAATCTACAGATAACTAAGCAA GAATGCAAAGTCCAAAACATGATTCGAGAATACTGTAAAATCTTTTCGGCTGAAGCAAGAGTTATTGAGAGCTTTGGCTTTTCGCTAGA AGTGATACCTCAGTATCTGATGTACCGGCCTGCAAACTCTGTGCCATATGCTACAGTGGAGGCTGATCTTAAGGGTGTCTTCTTTAAGTACTGTATGATGGATGCTAAAGGCAGGCTGATTACACGAACCATGTCGGAGGTGGAGCAGAAATGCAGCACCTTCCAGCATTGGATCCATCAGTGGACGCATGGCAATTTGCTGGTCACTCGGCTGGAGG GTGTTGAAACAAAGATTACAAATGTTAGAGTTGTGACCAAGTCAAAAGG ATACCAAGGACTAACAGAACATGGCTCTCCTGAAGTGTTCGAACAGTTTCTGACACACCATCAGTGCAACTACTACTGTGGACTTCTTGGCCTGCGCTCACTTAAAACTATGGATAGTCTGCAGCAACCCACCAAGATGAAGGGCTCCAAGAGCCCCCTGCTCAACCGCAAGTTGGGCTCTAACAGCCCACAGCTGCAGCGGAAAGGACACAGCCCTCAGATGTCTAGAAAGGCTTCTTCTAGCCCAAAGGTGACTAGAAAAGTTCAGGAGACAGAGGACAATAAATCAGGTGCCAAACCCAAACCTGCAGAAATTGTTGATGTTCTTGAAATGAGGTAG